In Geminocystis sp. NIES-3708, a single window of DNA contains:
- a CDS encoding TldD/PmbA family protein produces MQDYCNQLSDLINRYRHRVDFLTIRLEKAEGSNIVLRGNQVETLSEGISLGGQVRACYKGGWGFATFNDLSQLTERIEDAITSARLVGDDETILAGISPIQINCQLPLTGSNPRAISLFHKKQLCDHYNQILGEYHPQIITSSVSYRDSQQTVLLATSEGSMIEQSWVDCEMRFSATAKNGELVQTGRETTGTRKAYEDLTNLDISVENAAKRAINALSLPSVKGGTYDVVIDPILTGLFVHEAFGHLSEADMAYENPDLLEVMTMGRKFGEEFLQIFDGAMPEGHRGSYYYDDEGTPATTTQLIKDGILVGRLHSRETAGKLGEKPTGNARCLNYHYPPIVRMTNTWIGRGKTPVADLFSNIKEGVYASNWLGGMTNGEMFTFTAGEAWMIRDGKISEPVKNVTLSGNVFKTLANIEAIGNDFFWDESGGCGKGGQSGLAVGCGGPSLRIKNVVIGGD; encoded by the coding sequence ATGCAAGACTATTGTAATCAACTATCAGATTTAATTAACCGTTATCGACATCGAGTTGATTTTTTGACTATTCGCCTAGAAAAAGCGGAGGGTAGTAATATAGTTTTGCGTGGTAATCAGGTGGAAACCTTGAGTGAAGGAATATCTTTAGGCGGGCAGGTAAGGGCTTGTTATAAAGGGGGCTGGGGTTTCGCTACTTTTAATGACTTAAGCCAACTGACAGAAAGAATTGAAGATGCTATTACTTCCGCTCGTTTAGTAGGGGATGATGAAACAATTTTAGCGGGTATATCTCCTATCCAAATAAACTGTCAATTACCTCTGACGGGTTCAAATCCTCGTGCAATTTCACTTTTTCACAAAAAACAACTTTGTGATCATTATAATCAGATTCTAGGGGAATACCATCCACAAATTATTACTTCTAGTGTTAGTTATCGAGATTCTCAACAAACAGTTCTATTAGCTACTTCAGAAGGAAGTATGATTGAACAATCTTGGGTTGACTGTGAAATGAGGTTTAGTGCTACCGCTAAAAATGGAGAATTAGTGCAAACAGGAAGAGAAACCACAGGTACAAGAAAAGCCTATGAAGATTTAACAAACTTAGATATTTCAGTGGAAAATGCCGCCAAACGAGCTATCAATGCCCTGAGTTTGCCTTCTGTCAAAGGTGGTACATATGATGTGGTCATTGATCCAATTTTAACAGGTTTATTTGTTCATGAAGCCTTTGGGCATTTATCAGAAGCAGATATGGCTTATGAAAATCCTGATTTATTAGAAGTTATGACAATGGGGCGTAAATTTGGTGAAGAGTTTTTACAGATTTTTGACGGAGCAATGCCAGAAGGACACCGAGGCAGTTATTATTATGATGATGAAGGTACACCAGCTACCACAACACAATTAATTAAAGATGGTATTTTAGTTGGGCGATTACATTCCCGTGAAACGGCGGGAAAATTAGGAGAAAAACCAACTGGTAATGCTAGATGTTTAAATTATCATTATCCTCCTATCGTTAGAATGACAAACACTTGGATTGGTAGAGGAAAAACTCCTGTCGCTGATTTATTTAGCAATATCAAAGAGGGAGTTTATGCTAGTAATTGGTTAGGTGGCATGACTAACGGCGAAATGTTCACCTTTACTGCAGGAGAAGCATGGATGATTAGAGATGGTAAGATTTCAGAACCCGTCAAAAATGTTACTTTGTCAGGTAATGTCTTTAAAACCCTAGCTAATATAGAAGCCATTGGAAATGATTTTTTCTGGGATGAATCAGGCGGTTGCGGAAAAGGTGGGCAAAGTGGTTTAGCGGTAGGTTGTGGTGGTCCTAGTTTGCGTATTAAGAATGTAGTTATTGGCGGAGACTAA
- a CDS encoding DUF389 domain-containing protein, protein MSEKSSQLFKGKKIKALFRWLRMAFYRLIPPTEAENVKSLHQKLSLDSSWNTDFILCSVSACLIATFGLLSNSAAVIIGAMIVAPLMLPLRGLAFSACEGDLKLFRKALFSIIGATLLAIFLSSLIAKIVSFPDVGSEIIARTQPNLLDLGIAITAGAISGFGKVREGISETLAGTAIAVALMPPLCVVGISLAMGNYDFANGAFLLYLTNLLGITLACMIAFILSGYTKVTKALGWTTLLTLLLMIPLASSFFRLLQQQQIEKEINRQLINETITVGRDVENVKVKVRWTSEQPIITVILQTDKNISPNQVRLVEEYLRKRLNRNFEIIFSVIPIKNITRKNPQNPVMEFPLDGDNYTLPENDNFKFFQNQ, encoded by the coding sequence ATGTCAGAAAAATCATCTCAATTATTTAAAGGGAAAAAAATTAAAGCCTTGTTTCGCTGGTTAAGAATGGCTTTTTATCGTCTGATTCCCCCGACTGAAGCAGAAAACGTTAAATCCTTACATCAAAAATTATCCTTGGACTCTTCATGGAATACTGATTTTATTTTATGCAGTGTTTCTGCTTGTTTAATCGCTACATTTGGCTTACTTAGTAATAGTGCCGCCGTGATTATAGGTGCGATGATTGTCGCTCCTTTAATGTTACCCTTAAGAGGTTTAGCTTTTTCCGCTTGTGAAGGAGATTTAAAATTATTTCGTAAGGCTTTATTCTCGATAATCGGTGCAACTTTACTCGCTATTTTTCTTTCTAGTTTGATTGCTAAAATTGTCTCTTTCCCTGATGTCGGCTCAGAAATCATAGCACGGACTCAACCCAATTTATTAGATTTAGGTATCGCCATCACCGCAGGCGCTATTAGTGGTTTTGGAAAAGTTCGAGAAGGTATAAGTGAAACTTTAGCAGGTACAGCCATTGCCGTTGCTTTAATGCCCCCTCTTTGTGTGGTAGGAATTTCTTTAGCAATGGGTAATTATGATTTCGCCAATGGTGCATTTTTGTTATATTTAACTAATTTATTGGGTATAACTTTAGCTTGTATGATCGCTTTTATCCTTTCTGGATATACAAAAGTAACTAAGGCTTTAGGATGGACAACTTTACTAACTCTTTTGTTAATGATACCTTTAGCTTCAAGTTTTTTTCGTTTATTGCAACAACAACAAATCGAGAAAGAAATTAATCGACAATTAATTAATGAAACGATTACCGTTGGTAGAGATGTTGAAAATGTTAAAGTCAAAGTAAGATGGACTTCCGAACAACCGATCATTACTGTTATTCTACAAACAGATAAAAATATTTCTCCCAACCAAGTCAGGTTAGTGGAAGAATATCTTCGTAAACGACTTAATCGCAATTTTGAGATAATATTTTCGGTAATCCCCATTAAAAATATTACAAGAAAAAATCCCCAAAATCCTGTTATGGAATTTCCTTTAGATGGTGATAACTATACTCTGCCCGAAAACGATAATTTTAAATTTTTCCAAAACCAATAA
- a CDS encoding lipopolysaccharide biosynthesis protein: MKHSSYLFAGGIGSMVLRFAQNIFVARALGAELLGVWSTIVSFSVIVSSFFAFRTQEALTRYLVEFRIKNESEKIRLLLATAIITDIASNIIPFLFIVIFSPIIATNLAQGQAQPILFILYATSFLARSFDNTWYCVARDLKRLGKQSLRQIVITFVQVALISILYFVQLLNLYTMTILISFISIVNFIVVIIFLNQELKEGYNIKIMSLPWHNYFKSFRQLNQFWNFMFSTYISTTFSSLIKNIDILILGAFTSNKEVGIYQLAKTLSSFLQVGTQSLTSIIYQDFNELIANRQTQKIIQELKRISLKLIPILTLTMILVFLLIYPFILFFYGEEFIKSYPLFIIISLAFTVSLILFWAQALILSLDYHRYRVKVIMLSFFIELFFMLVFLPNFGSFAMAVITSVNMVCINLVFAVKAVKEVRNIIYKT; this comes from the coding sequence ATGAAACATTCCTCCTATCTCTTCGCAGGAGGTATTGGTTCAATGGTGTTACGGTTTGCCCAAAATATCTTTGTGGCTAGGGCTTTAGGAGCAGAATTATTGGGAGTTTGGAGTACAATAGTTTCTTTCTCTGTCATAGTTTCATCTTTTTTTGCTTTTCGTACCCAAGAAGCTTTAACTCGTTATTTAGTAGAATTTAGAATAAAAAACGAGTCAGAAAAAATCAGATTACTACTGGCTACTGCTATTATTACCGATATAGCAAGTAATATAATCCCATTCTTATTTATAGTTATATTCTCACCTATAATAGCAACTAATTTAGCACAAGGACAAGCTCAACCTATTTTATTTATTCTCTATGCCACATCATTTTTAGCTCGTTCTTTTGATAACACATGGTATTGTGTTGCTCGTGATCTCAAGCGTTTGGGAAAACAATCTTTACGTCAAATTGTTATTACTTTTGTTCAGGTGGCTCTGATTTCCATTCTTTATTTTGTACAACTACTCAACTTGTACACAATGACTATTCTGATTAGTTTTATCTCCATAGTTAATTTTATCGTTGTAATAATTTTTCTCAATCAAGAGTTAAAAGAAGGTTACAACATAAAAATTATGTCTTTGCCATGGCATAATTACTTCAAAAGTTTTCGACAACTAAACCAATTTTGGAACTTTATGTTTTCAACATATATTTCAACAACTTTTTCTAGTCTGATTAAAAATATTGATATACTTATTTTAGGTGCTTTTACTTCTAATAAAGAAGTCGGAATTTATCAGTTAGCAAAAACATTATCTAGCTTCTTACAAGTAGGAACTCAATCATTAACTTCCATCATATATCAAGATTTTAATGAGTTAATCGCTAACCGTCAAACACAAAAAATCATTCAAGAGTTGAAAAGGATTTCACTGAAGTTAATTCCCATTCTCACTTTAACAATGATTTTAGTCTTCTTGCTCATATATCCTTTTATACTATTTTTCTATGGAGAAGAATTTATTAAATCTTATCCTTTATTTATTATAATTTCATTAGCCTTTACTGTTTCTCTCATTTTATTTTGGGCTCAAGCTTTGATTTTGAGTTTAGACTATCATAGATATAGAGTAAAGGTCATAATGCTGAGTTTTTTTATAGAATTATTCTTCATGCTTGTTTTTCTTCCTAATTTTGGTAGTTTCGCCATGGCGGTGATTACCTCGGTAAATATGGTGTGTATTAATTTAGTATTTGCAGTTAAAGCAGTCAAAGAAGTTCGGAATATTATTTATAAAACTTAA
- a CDS encoding response regulator, whose product MSSSGILKQKLQSLQGKKFTGRIDVKNANGIKWRLYFCLSRLIWADGGYHPYRVWERLLTKYCPHLDNQLIDINKAKEFECWNYYLIVSLLQRFLITKEQALFLIDERIKQILFDIYQAENQEILKYDVVIVEDNFPEESGLKVSITLFKIETLLAAVEYQWQHWHNMGLSLWNPNFAPIIKNPVLLQQKFKGKESTYKKLVSLLNGKYPLIELADKLNLTILKITVWLKPYFEQGLIALVEVKDQPLQITLIGITNNNYKLTKTTHQQVVFCIDDSLQVCQIMEHIITEAGYQYVSIQNPIKALPEILKRKPDLIFLDLVMPIVNGYEICSQIRRVSSLKDTPIIILTSNDGMLDRVRSKIVGANGFLSKPIDQEKVLAKIKSCLRSKNNNSATTLELTTETKI is encoded by the coding sequence ATGAGTAGTTCAGGAATACTAAAGCAAAAACTGCAATCCCTTCAAGGAAAAAAGTTTACAGGTAGAATAGATGTTAAAAATGCGAATGGCATCAAATGGCGGTTATATTTCTGCCTTAGTCGTTTAATTTGGGCAGATGGCGGTTATCATCCTTATCGGGTATGGGAAAGATTATTAACAAAATATTGTCCTCATTTAGACAATCAATTAATTGATATTAACAAAGCAAAAGAATTTGAGTGTTGGAATTATTATTTAATTGTCTCTTTATTACAAAGATTTTTAATTACAAAAGAACAAGCATTATTTTTAATAGATGAAAGAATAAAACAAATATTATTTGATATTTATCAAGCAGAAAATCAAGAAATATTAAAATATGATGTTGTTATTGTAGAAGACAATTTCCCAGAAGAATCAGGATTAAAAGTGTCTATTACTTTATTCAAAATAGAAACTTTATTAGCCGCAGTCGAATATCAGTGGCAACATTGGCACAACATGGGATTAAGTCTTTGGAATCCCAACTTTGCACCTATTATTAAAAATCCTGTTTTATTACAACAAAAATTTAAAGGAAAAGAAAGTACTTATAAAAAATTAGTCTCTTTATTAAATGGAAAATATCCTTTAATTGAATTAGCTGATAAATTAAATTTAACTATTTTGAAGATTACTGTTTGGTTAAAACCTTATTTTGAACAGGGATTAATTGCTTTAGTTGAAGTAAAAGATCAACCTTTACAAATAACATTAATTGGCATCACAAATAATAATTATAAATTAACAAAGACTACTCATCAACAAGTTGTTTTCTGTATTGATGACAGCTTACAAGTTTGTCAGATAATGGAACATATTATCACAGAAGCAGGTTATCAATATGTTTCTATTCAAAACCCCATTAAAGCCTTACCAGAAATTTTGAAAAGAAAACCAGATTTAATTTTTTTAGACTTAGTAATGCCTATTGTTAATGGTTATGAAATTTGTTCTCAAATTCGTCGGGTTTCTTCTTTAAAAGACACTCCTATTATTATTCTGACTAGCAATGATGGTATGTTAGATCGAGTTAGAAGTAAAATTGTGGGAGCGAATGGCTTTTTAAGTAAACCAATTGATCAAGAAAAAGTTTTAGCAAAAATTAAATCTTGTTTGCGATCGAAAAATAATAATTCAGCAACTACTTTAGAGTTGACCACAGAGACAAAAATTTAA
- a CDS encoding YebC/PmpR family DNA-binding transcriptional regulator, whose protein sequence is MAGHSKWANIKRQKAVVDAKKGKTFTQLSRAIIVAARHGSPDPEGNFQLRTAIEKAKAASIPNENIERAIAKGAGTYSDDDSILEEIRYEGYGIGGVAVLIEALTDNRNRTAADIRSAFTKNGGNLGETGCVSWMFDQKGVITIEGKIKEEKLLEICLEADADSYEIIDEEDYQGAEIFTTIEGIENLNKILTNNNFCVREIELRWIPNNIVEINDQDQIKYLLRLIDTLESLDDVQNVTANFELIENE, encoded by the coding sequence ATGGCAGGACATAGTAAATGGGCGAATATTAAACGACAAAAAGCTGTTGTTGATGCTAAAAAAGGTAAAACTTTTACTCAACTTTCACGTGCTATTATTGTAGCCGCTCGTCATGGAAGTCCAGATCCTGAAGGTAATTTTCAGTTGCGCACAGCCATCGAAAAAGCTAAGGCAGCTAGTATTCCTAATGAAAATATTGAACGGGCGATCGCTAAAGGTGCTGGTACGTATAGCGATGACGATAGTATTTTAGAAGAAATTAGATATGAAGGTTATGGTATTGGTGGAGTGGCAGTGTTAATTGAAGCCTTGACAGATAATCGTAATCGCACAGCCGCAGATATTCGATCAGCTTTTACTAAAAATGGTGGTAATCTAGGGGAAACTGGTTGTGTTAGTTGGATGTTTGATCAAAAAGGGGTTATCACTATTGAAGGAAAGATAAAGGAAGAAAAGTTGTTAGAGATTTGTTTAGAAGCAGACGCAGATAGTTATGAAATTATTGACGAGGAAGATTATCAAGGTGCGGAAATTTTTACAACCATTGAAGGGATAGAGAATCTTAATAAGATCTTGACAAATAATAATTTTTGTGTTAGAGAAATAGAACTTCGTTGGATACCGAATAATATAGTAGAAATTAATGATCAAGATCAGATTAAATATTTATTAAGATTAATAGATACTCTTGAATCTTTAGATGATGTGCAAAATGTCACAGCAAATTTTGAATTAATCGAAAATGAGTAA
- a CDS encoding glycosyltransferase family 4 protein — MKIAYISWSGIPSRSANSIQVMKMCEAFTKNGHEVLLFAKNQSSLNSEPEDIYSLYGIEKKFDISYLPPLSFAGAGYLYSILALPALWKFKPDVIYCRLISGCLLGLFFNIPSIFESHSDIGQSGKVAAKLLSWLVNQKKPTRIVTISNALKESFVKNYQIPEKLICVAHDGADDLEENKSSISSVSFDSDMFRVGYIGQLYNGKGMEIISQLAPLCPWAQFHVIGGTEEDLKIWKEKTNQLSNLIFYGFLPYSQTHKYRSSFDVLIAPYLNKVGIAGHPNGDVSRWMSPLKIFEYMSVGKPIVTSNLAVLTEVLEDNKTALLCNPDNINDWATALSKLRDDSSFRQLLGCNARKEFLSQYTWKARANLVLSCLKIS; from the coding sequence ATGAAAATAGCTTATATATCATGGTCTGGCATACCTTCTCGCTCCGCCAACAGCATCCAAGTTATGAAAATGTGCGAGGCTTTCACGAAAAACGGTCATGAAGTTCTCTTATTTGCCAAAAACCAATCAAGTTTAAATTCTGAACCAGAAGATATTTATAGTTTATATGGAATTGAAAAGAAATTTGATATTTCTTATTTACCACCCTTATCCTTTGCTGGTGCAGGTTATCTGTATAGCATTTTAGCCTTACCCGCTTTATGGAAATTTAAGCCAGATGTTATCTATTGTCGATTAATTTCAGGATGTCTTCTCGGTTTATTTTTCAATATTCCTTCAATTTTTGAATCTCACTCCGACATAGGACAATCAGGAAAAGTAGCCGCAAAATTACTATCTTGGCTTGTTAATCAGAAAAAACCAACCAGAATTGTTACCATTTCTAATGCTCTGAAAGAATCTTTTGTTAAAAATTATCAAATTCCTGAAAAATTAATCTGTGTTGCCCATGATGGGGCAGATGATTTAGAGGAGAATAAGAGTAGTATATCCAGTGTTAGTTTTGACTCTGATATGTTTCGTGTTGGTTATATCGGTCAATTATATAATGGCAAAGGAATGGAAATTATTTCTCAATTAGCCCCTTTATGTCCATGGGCTCAGTTTCATGTTATAGGAGGAACGGAAGAAGATCTTAAAATTTGGAAGGAAAAAACGAATCAATTATCAAATCTGATTTTTTATGGTTTTTTGCCCTACTCTCAAACCCATAAGTATCGTTCCAGTTTTGATGTTTTAATTGCACCTTATTTGAATAAAGTTGGTATTGCGGGGCATCCTAATGGTGATGTTAGTAGATGGATGTCTCCTCTAAAAATATTTGAATATATGTCTGTTGGTAAACCAATTGTCACGTCTAATCTAGCAGTTTTAACAGAGGTTTTAGAAGATAACAAGACAGCTCTATTATGTAATCCTGATAATATTAATGACTGGGCAACGGCGTTGTCAAAACTCAGAGATGATTCTTCTTTCAGGCAGCTTTTAGGATGTAACGCAAGAAAAGAATTTTTGTCACAATATACATGGAAGGCGAGGGCAAATCTTGTTTTATCTTGTTTAAAAATAAGTTAA
- a CDS encoding bifunctional 2-polyprenyl-6-hydroxyphenol methylase/3-demethylubiquinol 3-O-methyltransferase UbiG produces the protein MDNRLTRPNVHISYNQKIRPYHFEIARLFEKYSSASCDLLEIGCGLGHTLELIKNKRPDTRIFAADIDEHLLTTTNNKVTLHRSIQIDPMGNLEDLFDLKLTFDSIIMSHVLEHTKRPYDVMKGIIKMLRPNGIAIVAVPNPVRPTVFYGNILKRNYVNQGHVYSWDRSHWINFLERICCLNVKEYSQDYVPLPWLDKFGIFKPLEISLSSFFPWLCFSNIAVIKNKE, from the coding sequence ATGGATAATCGCCTGACTCGACCTAATGTTCACATATCCTACAACCAAAAAATTCGCCCCTATCATTTTGAAATAGCAAGATTATTTGAGAAATATTCTTCTGCATCTTGTGATTTATTAGAAATCGGATGCGGTTTAGGGCATACACTGGAATTAATAAAAAATAAAAGACCAGATACTAGGATTTTTGCAGCAGATATTGACGAGCATTTACTAACTACAACAAACAATAAAGTAACATTACATAGATCAATTCAGATTGATCCAATGGGAAATCTTGAAGACTTATTTGATTTGAAGTTGACATTTGATTCTATTATCATGTCTCATGTTCTTGAACATACAAAGAGACCTTATGATGTAATGAAAGGGATCATTAAAATGCTTCGTCCTAACGGAATAGCAATAGTTGCTGTGCCGAATCCTGTTCGCCCCACTGTATTTTACGGTAATATTCTTAAGCGCAACTACGTCAATCAGGGTCATGTATATTCATGGGATAGATCTCATTGGATTAATTTTCTTGAACGTATTTGTTGTTTGAACGTTAAGGAGTATTCTCAAGACTATGTTCCTTTACCATGGCTGGACAAATTTGGCATTTTTAAGCCACTTGAAATTTCTTTATCGTCATTTTTTCCTTGGCTATGTTTTTCAAACATAGCTGTGATCAAGAATAAAGAATGA
- the rpmF gene encoding 50S ribosomal protein L32: MAVPKKKTSKSKRNQRRAHWIKKAELQAQKALSLGKSVLTGNSNSFVYITDEEEEGEE, encoded by the coding sequence ATGGCAGTACCTAAGAAGAAAACATCAAAATCTAAACGTAATCAACGTCGTGCCCATTGGATTAAGAAAGCTGAATTACAAGCACAAAAAGCATTATCTTTAGGTAAATCAGTGTTAACTGGAAACTCTAATAGTTTTGTCTATATTACCGATGAGGAAGAAGAAGGAGAAGAGTAG
- a CDS encoding sulfotransferase family protein — MHDNNPQIKNNVGFAIGTGRCGTNFLAKLLELEPQVKSTHERNALNETFHRYCKWYNLPVDHEGFLNTKQNEIFEDLKKNSYSFEASAFLSVSVKELYERFGAKFILLVRSPEKVINSYLVKGWYEDQFLQKNHNLALGYQKNKSFHHFLGRPAPIGEKFMQWQTMTRVGKLAWYWNELNSRVINLFEQIPQEYWKIQTLEEFNYQSYIEIANFFGFQPEVTLKQFENLTNKKPNGFTEVPTIVNWTDQEKIEFEQEVQSMAKYFGYQYQINLLPIPKTYPITFKQKFVKTLKKIKRILLST, encoded by the coding sequence ATGCACGATAATAATCCACAAATAAAAAATAATGTTGGTTTTGCTATTGGCACTGGAAGGTGTGGTACTAATTTTTTAGCAAAATTACTAGAATTAGAACCACAGGTCAAATCAACCCATGAGAGAAATGCACTTAATGAAACTTTTCATCGTTATTGTAAATGGTATAACCTACCAGTAGATCATGAAGGTTTTTTAAACACCAAACAAAATGAAATATTTGAAGACTTGAAAAAAAACAGTTATTCTTTTGAAGCTAGTGCTTTTTTATCTGTTTCTGTTAAAGAATTATACGAAAGATTTGGGGCTAAATTTATACTTTTAGTTAGGAGTCCAGAAAAAGTTATCAACTCCTATCTAGTAAAAGGATGGTATGAAGATCAATTCCTTCAGAAAAATCATAATTTAGCTTTAGGTTATCAAAAAAATAAATCATTTCATCATTTTTTGGGAAGACCAGCCCCCATTGGTGAGAAGTTTATGCAATGGCAAACCATGACAAGGGTAGGAAAACTAGCTTGGTATTGGAATGAACTTAACTCTAGAGTCATTAATTTGTTTGAACAAATACCACAGGAATATTGGAAAATTCAAACGTTAGAAGAATTTAACTATCAATCTTACATAGAAATAGCAAACTTTTTTGGTTTTCAGCCCGAAGTCACACTTAAGCAGTTTGAAAATCTGACAAATAAAAAACCGAATGGCTTTACTGAAGTACCTACTATTGTGAACTGGACAGATCAAGAAAAAATAGAATTTGAACAAGAAGTCCAATCAATGGCAAAATATTTTGGTTATCAATACCAAATTAATTTACTTCCAATCCCAAAAACATATCCCATCACCTTTAAACAGAAATTTGTCAAAACACTTAAAAAAATCAAACGAATTTTGCTTTCTACCTAA
- a CDS encoding GAF domain-containing protein: MNLPPQQSVQALQLEVSSLRSHIADLSKYKLAMEAQEKLFRSILMMSNVSVGKLMLRSILLEITEVSRELTRAKDASLFMLDDRGVITESILARGPTMRDEKDYLIGEVLDKGLGGWVARYRRMAIVKNADEDNRWLHFSNQPYKVGSALCIPFLRGSLLLGILTLTHPETEHFTKDIADFMSMYSPAIAIALDHARLQLTINS, encoded by the coding sequence ATGAATCTTCCACCTCAACAATCTGTACAAGCTTTACAATTAGAAGTTTCTTCTCTTAGAAGTCATATTGCTGACTTAAGTAAATATAAATTAGCAATGGAAGCCCAAGAAAAACTATTTCGCTCTATTTTAATGATGAGTAATGTTTCTGTTGGCAAACTTATGTTACGCTCTATTCTTTTGGAAATAACTGAAGTCAGTAGGGAATTAACTAGGGCAAAAGATGCTAGTCTGTTTATGTTAGATGATCGTGGAGTTATTACTGAAAGTATTTTAGCTCGTGGTCCAACGATGCGGGATGAAAAAGATTATTTAATTGGAGAAGTTTTAGACAAAGGTTTAGGAGGATGGGTTGCTCGTTATCGCCGCATGGCTATTGTCAAAAATGCTGATGAAGATAATCGCTGGTTACATTTTTCAAATCAACCTTATAAAGTTGGTTCTGCTTTGTGTATTCCTTTTTTACGTGGTAGTCTATTATTAGGTATTTTAACTCTTACTCATCCTGAAACTGAACATTTTACTAAAGATATAGCAGATTTTATGAGTATGTATTCTCCTGCCATTGCGATAGCATTAGATCATGCCCGATTACAATTAACCATTAACAGTTAA
- a CDS encoding ATP-dependent 6-phosphofructokinase: protein MTNKKRIGILTSGGDCPGLNAIIRAVVKYSYLKGWEVFGIPRGTDGFLDISKGDLLIEDLKLQPHGYDVPGVLQGLDILQFMSGSVLGSLSRGNPADDHITEHILKGYNLLELDALIAIGGDGSLDIIYDLAKKGNWNLVVIPKTIDNDVAFTERSVGFDTASNTVTQALYDLTFTAASHERIMVVQVMGRDAGHLALHSGIAGGSDCILIPELTPKLTEKTIDGICKYIAKLRKDRRKFALIVVAEGVHGLNNQKDPYIGETLANLIREYSHRLCSSDNTDYEGLDQIDTRATVLGHLQRCGVPSSFDRILATVFGIKALHLIEEERYNRLVIWQNGAVESKSLEQIMPMIKWCHQENTCPAPVDPEGFMVRTALSLGIYLGESHFHPDHHQ from the coding sequence ATGACTAATAAAAAAAGAATCGGTATTTTAACTAGCGGTGGAGATTGTCCTGGATTAAATGCAATTATTAGGGCTGTAGTCAAATATTCATATTTGAAAGGGTGGGAGGTTTTCGGTATCCCTCGTGGTACAGACGGTTTTCTTGATATTTCTAAAGGCGATCTACTGATTGAAGATCTTAAATTACAACCTCACGGTTATGATGTCCCCGGAGTTTTACAAGGACTAGATATATTACAGTTCATGAGTGGTAGTGTACTAGGTTCTCTTAGTAGAGGAAATCCAGCAGATGACCATATTACAGAACACATTCTTAAAGGTTATAATCTTTTAGAATTAGATGCTTTAATTGCCATTGGTGGAGATGGTAGCTTAGATATTATCTATGACTTAGCCAAAAAAGGAAACTGGAATCTAGTTGTTATCCCCAAAACCATTGATAATGATGTGGCATTTACTGAAAGATCTGTAGGATTTGATACTGCAAGTAATACAGTGACTCAAGCCTTGTATGATTTAACGTTTACGGCGGCAAGTCATGAACGTATAATGGTAGTGCAAGTCATGGGAAGAGATGCAGGACATTTAGCATTACACTCTGGTATTGCAGGAGGTTCTGATTGTATATTAATTCCTGAACTAACTCCCAAATTAACTGAAAAAACCATTGACGGCATTTGTAAATATATTGCTAAACTAAGAAAAGATAGACGAAAATTTGCCTTAATTGTTGTAGCAGAAGGAGTACACGGACTCAATAATCAAAAAGATCCTTATATAGGAGAAACCTTAGCTAATTTAATTAGAGAATATAGTCATCGCCTTTGTAGTAGCGACAATACGGATTATGAAGGTTTAGATCAAATAGATACTCGTGCTACAGTATTAGGACATTTACAACGTTGTGGTGTGCCTAGTTCCTTTGATCGTATTTTAGCTACCGTCTTTGGTATTAAAGCCTTACATCTCATTGAAGAAGAACGTTATAACCGTCTTGTAATATGGCAAAATGGAGCAGTAGAGAGTAAATCTTTAGAGCAAATCATGCCGATGATTAAATGGTGTCATCAAGAAAATACTTGTCCTGCTCCTGTAGATCCAGAAGGCTTCATGGTCAGAACAGCTTTATCTTTAGGTATTTATTTAGGAGAATCACATTTTCATCCTGATCATCATCAATAA